The stretch of DNA ctggacggttcatcttgttgctcagattaggtaattttcttttcaaaaactttttcaaaaatttttcttttctttttcgtttttcaaaaaaaaatgtttttcaaaaaaaaattaatgaaaatacaaaaaaattagaaaatcataaaaatcaaaaatattttgtgttcttgtttgagtcttttgcatgttcttagtccctttttgatttataaaaattctaagtttggtgtcctctttgtgtttttcccttaaaaattttcgaaagtttgtgtttgattttctaaaaattttaagtttggtgtctttttgtgtttttctctttcctcttttcaaaatcaaatcttttgcgataaaaattttttcaatcatatctttctaattgctattttcaaaatctttttaattaactcattgattcagttttcaatttgctttgatcttattttctttttgatcttcgaatttttattttattttattttattctatttttttcgtaaattcaaaaaaaaaacacaaaatttatccccttgcaatcattatcatttcccttttgtccattatggacttaagtgggattaatcagtccaaaaggactctggggtcatatgctaaccccattacagctgcatatgggagtagcatctgtacacctcccaacaaagcaagcagctttgaactaaatcctcaactcattatcatagtgcagcaaaatttccagtattccggtcttccacaggaagaacctactgagtttctggcacagtttttacaaattgctgacacagtacatgataaagaggtagatcaggatgtctacagactattattgtttccatttgctgtaaaagatcaagcagaaaggtggttgaataacaaacctacagcaagcataaagacatggaaacagttgtcagacaaattcctgaatcatttttaccctcctaagaggatgacacagctaaggctggacatccaaggctttaaacaagaggataatgaatccctttataatgcctgttatagacactgttgctagaaaccaatatttgtattctagcaatgagttctctccaaaagaggaagccatggcagtagtcactgaccctaatcctcaagaacagataaatgagcttaatcaacaattgctcctggtgacagaacagttagcagactttaaagagatgctctatgaaactaaagttgctaacaagagcatagaacggcagttgaatcaagcaaaacagcaaatatctaaacagatatcagaggaatgtcaagcagttcaattgaggagtgggaaaacccttaataacactgctcaaaaaagtaaaaagccaaacaaggaacaattgacagaggacaaccaaacTACTGTTCAAAATtcctctgaggatagtaagagcccagagaggaatgttgttggcgttcaaacgccagaaagggaaggaaagctggcgttaaacgcccattccttgcccagttctggcgttcaaacgccagaaaagggggaaaagttggcgttaaNNNNNNNNNNNNNNNNNNNNNNNNNNNNNNNNNNNNNNNNNNNNNNNNNNNNNNNNNNNNNNNNNNNNNNNNNNNNNNNNNNNNNNNNNNNNNNNNNNNNNNNNNNNNNNNNNNNNNNNNNNNNNNNNNNNNNNNNNNNNNNNNNNNNNNNNNNNNNNNNNNNNNNNNNNNNNNNNNNNNNNNNNNNNNNNNNNNNNNNNNNNNNNNNNNNNNNNNNNNNNNNNNNNNNNNNNNNNNNNNNNNNNNNNNNNNNNNNNNNNNNNNNNNNNNNNNNNNNNNNNNNNNNNNNNNNNNNNNNNNNNNNNNNNNNNNNNNNNNNNNNNNNNNNNNNNNNNNNNNNNNNNNNNNNNNNNNNNNNNNNNNNNNNNNNNNNNNNNNNNNNNNNNNNNNNNNNNNNNNNNNNNNNNNNNNNNNNNNNNNNNNNNNNNNNNNNNNNNNNNNNNNNNNNNNNNNNNNNNNNNNNNNNNNNNNNNNNNNNNNNNNNNNNNNNNNNNNNNNNNNNNNNNNNNNNNNNNNNNNNNNNNNNNNNNNNNNNNNNNNNNNNNNNNNNNNNNNNNNNNNNNNNNNNNNNNNNNNNNNNNNNNNNNNNNNNNNNNNNNNNNNNNNNNNNNNNNNNNNNNNNNNNNNNNNNNNNNNNNNNNNNNNNNNNNNNNNNNNNNNNNNNNNNNNNNNNNNNNNNNNNNNNNNNNNNNNNNNNNNNNNNNNNNNNNNNNNNNNNNNNNNNNNNNNNNNNNNNNNNNNNNNNNNNNNNNNNNNNNNNNNNNNNNNNNNNNNNNNNNNNNNNNNNNNNNNNNNNNNNNNNNNNNNNNNNNNNNNNNNNNNNNNNNNNNNNNNNNNNNNNNNNNNNNNNNNNNNNNNNNNNNNNNNNNNNNNNNNNNNNNNNNNNNNNNNNNNNNNNNNNNNNNNNNNNNNNNNNNNNNNNNNNNNNNNNNNNNNNNNNNNNNNNNNNNNNNNNNNNNNNNNNNNNNNNNNNNNNNNNNNNNNNNNNNNNNNNNNNNNNNNNNNNNNNNNNNNNNNNNNNNNNNNgaagaggaagcactgattcaagtgctaaggacagacaagacagctcttgggtggtccataagtgatcttaagggtattagcccagctagatgcatgcacaaaatcctgttggaggataatgccaaactagtggtccaaccacagaggaggctaaatcctgccatgaaggaggtggtgcagaaagaggtcactaaattactagaggctgggattatttatccgatttctgatagcccctgggtgagccctgtccaagttgttcccaaaaagggaggcatgacagtggttcataatgaaaaaaatgaactggttcctacaaggacagtcacagggtggcgcatgtgtattgactacagaaggctcaatacagccaccagaaaggatcattttcctttaccattcatagaccaaatgctagaaagactagctggtcctgattattactgctttttggatggctattcaggttacaaccaaattgcagtagatcctcaggaccaagagaaaatagcattcacttgcccttctggtgtgtttgcctacaggaggatgccttttggtctgtgcaatgcacctgcaacctttcagaggttcatgctctctatcttttcagatatggtagagaaatttctggaagtcttcatggatgacttttcagtatatggagactcatttagctcttgtcttaatcacctagcacttgttctgaaaaggtgccaagagactaacctggttttaaactgggagaaatgtcactttatgNNNNNNNNNNNNNNNNNNNNNNNNNNNNNNNNNNNNNNNNNNNNNNNNNNNNNNNNNNNNNNNNNNNNNNNNNNNNNNNNNNNNNNNNNNNNNNNNNNNNaataagaataagagagatttgaataaaagaaaatagaattgcattaatacttgaggtacagcagggctccacacccttaatctatgatgtgcagaaactccaccgttgaaaatacataagcaaagggttcaggcatggccgaatggccagccccccctaacgtgatcaatgatctcctaagatgaagaataaaacaaaactgagaccaaagatgaaacgtggtcaaaagacgtctaatacaatagataaatgttctatttataataaactagctcctagggtttacatgagtaagtaattgatgcataaatccacttccggggcccacttggtgtatgcttgggctgagcttgatcNNNNNNNNNNNNNNNNNNNNNNNNNNNNNNNNNNNNNNNNNNcgagttatgacgtgttttgggcgttcaactccggataatgacgtttttctggcgtttaactccagatagcAGCGTGTACTtcgcgttcaatgccaagttacgtcgtcattcttcgaataaagtatggactattatatattgctggaaagctctgaNNNNNNNNNNNNNNNNNNNNNNNNNNNNNNNNNNNNNNNNNNNNNNNNNNNNNNNNNNNNNNNNNNNNNNNNNNNNNNNNNNNNNNNNNNNNNNNNNNNNNNNNNNNNNNNNNNNNNNNNNNNNNNNNNNNNNNNNNNNNNNNNNNNNNNNNNNNNNNNNNNNNNNNNNNNNNNNNNNNNNNNNNNNNNNNNNNNNNNNNNNNNNNNNNNNNNNNNNNNNNNNNNNNNNNNNNNNNNNNNNNNNNNNNNNNNNNNNNNNNNNNNNNNNNNNNNNNNNNNNNNNNNNNNNNNNNNNNNNNNNNNNNNNNNNNNNNNNNNNNNNNNNNNNNNNNNNNNNNNNNNNNNNNNNNNNNNNNNNNNNNNNNNNNNNNNNNNNNNNNNNNNNNNNNNNNNNNNNNNNNNNNNNNNNNNNNNNNNNNNNNNNNNNNNNNNNNNNNNNNNNNNNNNNNNNNNNNNNNNNNNNNNNNNNNNNNNNNNNNNNNNNNNNNNNNNNNNNNNNNNNNNNNNNNNNNNNNNNNNNNNNNNNNNNNNNNNNNNNNNNNNNNNNNNNNNNNNNNNNNNNNNNNNNNNNNNNNNNNNNNNNNNNNNNNNNNNNNNNNNNNNNNNNNNNNNNNNNNNNNNNNNNNNNNNNNNNNNNNNNNNNNNNNNNNNNNNNNNNNNNNNNNNNNNNNNNNNNNNNNNNNNNNNNNNNNNNNNNNNNNNNNNNNNNNNNNNNNNNNNNNNNNNNNNNNNNNNNNNNNNNNNNNNNNNNNNNNNNNNNNNNNNNNNNNNNNNNNNNNNNNNNNNNNNNNNNNNNNNNNNNNNNNNNNNNNNNNNNNNNNNNNNNNNNNNNNNNNNNNNNNNNNNNNNNNNNNNNNNNNNNNNNNNNNNNNNNNNNNNNNNNNNNNNNNNNNNNNNNNNNNNNNNNNNNNNNNNNNNNNNNNNNNNNNNNNNNNNNNNNNNNNNNNNNNNNNNNNNNNNNNNNNNNNNNNNNNNNNNNNNNNNNNNNNNNNNNNNNNNNNNNNNNNNNNNNNNNNNNNNNNNNNNNNNNNNNNNNNNNNNNNNNNNNNNNNNNNNNNNNNNNNNNNNNNNNNNNNNNNNNGAAggactaatggattttattcatagctttaaggcatggttacatactaatgatcatgaagtagagacacaaaacataattaaacacactattaaaaactgaaaacagaaagaaataaagaacaaggaatgaatccacctgagtgagggtggcgccttcttgaaggtccaatggtgctttttgagctcctctatgtctcttccttgcttctgttgaatgattcctagtaatttCGGTGTTcctacccttagttgcttccaataatttgctcttttgatcttctcttatttcttggagaatgatggagtgctcatgatgttccatcCTTAAttgcttccaatatttgtgtggaggacaacttatcccctgaggtatctcagggatctcttgatttgcagccacatgttctaaccaactgagctattcCAGCTTATATATaattctttccatctcccaagactcagaggtggaagcttttgtctttcctttgaggtttctctggccttaggtgccattaatggtaatggaaaagcaaaaagctatgcttttaccacaccaaacttaaaatattgctcgccctcgagcaaaaaacttagaaaattgctcgccctcgagcaagagaagaaagaaaggatgatgaagaagaagaagagatggagggatgtgtgtattcggttatatgggtgggtttgggtgggaaagagttttgaattttgaaggtgagtggggaagagtggatagaagtgagtggtgaatgaagattgggaattgtgacatggggaattcaaatcacaaaaataggattaggagggaaggtgggaatatggtaggtggggatcctgtggggtccacagatcctgaggtgaaaagaaataccattccttcaccatataggcatgagaaatgccttcatgcatcattctggcgttcaaacgcccattggtgcatgttctgggcgttcaacgcccatgtgatgcatgtttctggcgttgaacgccagtttcatgcttgttcctggcgttcagcgccagtttgtcctctctatgcaccatcctggcgtttaacgccaggttgttgcttgttttgggtgttcagcgccagaatggtgctctgttctggcgttaaacaccggccAGGCTGATGCTGAATTGTACTGACAGGTTTCCTAGGAACTGGAATTGGACTACCTCTGATTGCTGTGATCATATGCCGCAATAAAGCTAAGGTGTGGAAGTTCATAAAGAATCAATTAGGATTGATGAATAAGCATGATCGAAATATAGAAGCCTTTCTAGAAAGCCAAGGTCCACTTGgtataaaaagatataatttctCTGACGTGAAGAAAATGACCAACTCCTTCAAAGTCAAACTCGGAGAAGGAGGTTATGGTTCTGTTTACAAGGGAAAATTACCCAATGGTTCCTCTGTGGCTGTAAAGATGCTCAATGACTCCAAAAGGAATAACGGCGAAGAATTCGTCAATGAAGTTGCCAGCATTAGCAAAACATCTCATGTTAATGTTGTCACTCTTGTCGGATTTTGCCTCGAAGGAAGCAGAAAAGCTCTTATTTATGAATTCATGCCTAATGGTTCTCTCGAAAAATTTGTTCACAAAAAGGCCGATCAAAGCACTCCGGCCCTGAGTTGGGACAAGTTGTACCAGATTGCAATCGGGATAGCTAAAGGATTGGAGTACTTGCACAAAGGATGCAACACTAAGATTGTGCATTTTGATATTAAGCCTCATAATATTCTCTTGGACGAAAATTATCGTCCAAAGATATCAGATTTTGGACTAGCTAAGCTCGGCACAAAGGATGAGAGCATTATGTCAATGTCATATGCTAGAGGCACAGTTGGATATGTGGCTCCGGAGATGTGCAACAAGAGTTTCGGAGGTGTATCTCATAAATCTGATGTTTATAGCTACGGAATGATGCTGCTAGAAATGGTTGGAGGGCAGAAGAATGCGAATGTTGAAGCGAGTCGGTCGAGCGAGATATACTTTCCACAATTGGTGATTTACAAGAAGCTTGAGGTTGGGAGTGACTTGGGGCTTGATGGGGTGATGAGCACAGAAGAAAATGAGTTGGCGAAGAAAATGATTATGGTGGGTTTGTGGTGCATTCAGACAATTCCCTCTCAAAGGCCAACCATAAGCAGAGTGATTGACATGTTGGAAGGTAGCATGGATTCTATGGAAATGCCACCAAAACCAACCATGTCATCTCCTCCAAGATCCACAACAGACTTTTCCACTGCATCATTGTCAGGGGATAGTTGTTGATAAATCCAACGTTTCTGTGCTGCACAAGTTGCATGTGTTGTTGTTTCAATGTTTCCAACAACAAAAGATGTTGCTAATAAAACTAAAAGCTACAGGTTTTCTTGGTGTGACTTTGATTCTGTATATCATGTAGTATACAGAATAATAGAATGAGATGCTTATTTGGTAGTACTCATTTGTACCTGAAAATCTTATAAATATGTACGTTATATTTAGATGATGGAGTTGAAAATGGTTGAGTGTAGATCAATCAAACTTTGTTTTATCTTTACATTTTTTGAGTATCCCATTGCAAATGTTTCAAACAACCCTTGTCAATGTCGATCATAATGAAATTGATTGAATACAAAGATCCTGTGGATGCTTCCGTTTCTTGGTCACATACTCACATCAGACAATCCGGTATTTGTTTTAGGATTGACCATTTCACATTTTCTCATCATTTTCTTTTGAGCGTGAGAAGAAGTGAAATTGAATCCTATAATTTATCCACACACTAATGAGTATAATAATATCACTAAGCGAAAAAGGTTACAAGCTCTCAGAACAACCATAAATGATAACACTCTTTTAAGGATGGAGTAACTATAATTGCATAAATCATCTTAAAATATACCTCGATTAATGaataatattgtctaataatgtAGTGAATTATTCTAAAGTATTAAGCTCTGCATGCACAAGAACAAGAGCTGAATTTTGAAGCTCACAATTTTAGCTGAATATAATTACGGAAAGTAAAAACTCGGTCTCTGTCCATTTTAAATTAGGACAAGGCGATCCCTCACCAAAAAAGTCACCCACACCAGTCCCTGTCCCTACATAAAATAACCCATCACGCCCTCTCCCTTGTATTCCCGTCCATAATTGACAAAAAAGTCTGATATAGCACTTATCGATGCTAATCTGGCAGTTAGTCCAGAGTTAAGTTCCATGGATTAGGGTTAATGGATAGGGGTTGATTTGTCCCCTTGTCACATTCAAAAACGGCGTCATTTTTGGGTTAAAGAGGGAGGAAACGTTAACTTCATCCTCTGGTTCCCCAACCTCTCCACAAACTATTCGTATTCTGAACAATAATAACGAAACCCTAGAGTACCATGGTTGGGAGTGGAGAACATTACTCATCCTCCAACCTGCGAGCTGGAGGCGATAGTTTGAGTTGTAGCATGAACTCTAACGAGAGTGTTGGAggtagaaggaagaagagatggCTCTCCCCAAAATGCTATTGCGAGTCTCATGCTATTCTGTTCATGTCTGGGACCAAAAATAATTCAGATAGGTTATTCTTACATTGCTCTAACTTCAAGGTATGTTCATAGACAGTTATGTGTTGATTGTGTTAAGTTCTATACTTACTTCAAAGTATGTTCATGATTTTAaccttttgaatttgtttaaatGTAGACTGCAGAAGTTCATTGCTCATTCTTTGTATGGCTAGATGATTATATTTCTTCGTTTAATGAGTATGCTTTGAAGACAATACCAAATGGGGTATTACCGCAGAGCCAACATTGATTTGAAGGCCTAAGTGATGCGGTGGATGAAAAAGTGGAAGAGCTAGAAATTAGGTTGATTAGATTAGAAAATCAATTGGAAAAGAGCAAGAAAAAAATGGGTGAAAGTTGGGTTAGGTTGtaatatttttgcattttttggtGGGGTTATGGTTGCTTGTTTATTTAGGACAACTATATATGCAActtaaatgaataattttaggGTATCCAAGAATTATGTGACAAGATGAAATTGCATATGTAAACATTGTGAAAATTAAATGAAGATGAATTATTACTATCACTGTTTAAAGTTTGTTACCTGAACTTAATGCAAATTAGTGCAGCAAATATTTGTACATGTAACATGAATTTAAGTAAACCTTACAAACATAGCAATTCATACCATTATATTCATATTGTTAACAAACATGTAATTCATTTGTTCAGAGTCATAATATCATTGCAGAGACAACATGGCCCTAAATAACAGTTACACATTTGTAAATACCAAAATATCAAAACAACAGTAAGACATTTCTTGGAATCATTGAATCACTTCAAACTAAAGTGTCAAAACACCAAAACAACAGTAATTTGTTTCTAAATCCCTATTAGCACTGTGACTCTTGTTTAGGAGGCCTGAAGCCAGGTGTTGgcacaaatttcaaaaattttgatgcagTAGTTGAAGTTGCAGCAGCCAATGTCTCTTGAGAAATTGCATCATGAGTGGTTCCTAGAGTTGCCTTCCCAGTTATTGAGTCATTTGGTTGGAGCTGTGAGGTGTGAAGCATCAGGTTCGGTGCATGAGAAGGTTGAGATTTGAACTATAAGGTTGGCCCCGATCCTGGTATGGGTGGAGGCATGAAACATGGAGCTGGTTGCCTAATAATCTGGTGCTTCTCCCTAAATGGTGTAGTGTTGCCATTGGAGTTTTCTCCTACAACCTGTAACAAGGTTACTTTAACATTTATATGAATGAAAAGTTTGAGGGATTGATATGTAATAAATTCTTGTATGAAataggtttttattttttttaaaacagaaaaaatgACATTCTCAGCTTGTGGTGCATATTGTGATACTGAAatttcttctctttgattttgggTCGATGCACCATGTAAAATccggttaattaatgactaattaacccataaattaaaatgttgagattttgagtTTTATCCTTCAATTCCCAGCCCTTAGTTTTGAGTTTTATGgacaaaaatgttgagattttgagctCCTTTGTGTTATAGGATCAAATTAACTTGAAGAGAAGGCTTGttcttgctcctttgatccttAGGTAAGGTAAGAGAACTCAAACCCTAGTGAAAGTGTTGAATTTTGATGTGATATTGTGGCTTAGGCATTATATATGTGTGTTttagagcttgattggtgattttggaaAGCTTTGGTGTGGAACCCCAAGCTTGGAAATCTGTTGGTGGAGTTTGGAAACTTTGGAAGTTGAATTTGAGAGTATTCCGAGTTGAGCGGAaatcgaccaaggtatggttttggtttcctgtatctaaaatgtaatgtggttGTGAAAACGTAGGCTAGTAACCCTAGGATAGTGCCTTGGAATTGTTGATGTGGTTGTTGGATAATTTGGTTGAGTTGAAAATATATGAATGATGGTGGAAATGATTGTGAGTGGTTGTAATGGTTGGTTGGTGGACGAAATCGTGATTCATTCTTTTCACTTCAACAATCCaaggtaatggctccaaagacttggtgcacaGAACCATGGTCCAAAATTAACTTCACAGtctcgctcaactaaccagcaagtgcactgggccgtccaagtaataccttatgtgagtaagggtcgatcccacagagattgttggtatgaagcaagctatggtcaccttgtaaatctcagttaggcagattaaattggtttatgggtttttcgaataattaataataaaaagaaataataaaagggatagaagacttatgcagattcattggtgggaatttcagataagcgaatggagatactatgtggctcaaggacgcctgctttcccactgcttcaactcaatccttcttacttctttccatggcaagctgtatgtagggcatcaccgttgtcaatggctacatcccatcctctcagtgaaaacgttcctatgctctgtcacagcacggctaatcatctgtcggttctcaatcaggttggaatagaatcccttgattcttttgcgcttgtcatcacgcccagccttcaggagtttgaagctcgtcacagtcattcaatcatagagtcctactcggaataccacagacaaggtgagactttccggatcctcataaatgccgccatctatctagcttataccacgaagattctgttggggaatctaagagatacgcattcaagctctgttgcatgtagaacggaagtggttgtcaatcacgcacgttcatgagtgagaatgataatgagggttacttatcatcacattcatcatgttcttgggtacgaataaatatcttggaataagaataagagagatttgaataaaagaaaatagaattgcattaatacttgaggtacagcagggctccacacccttaatttatggtgtgcagaaactccaccgttgaaaatacataagcaaagggttcaggcatggccaaatgacCAGCCCCCTGaaatgtgatcaatagcctcttaggatgaagaataaaacaaaactgagaccaaagatgtctaatacaatagtaacttatcctatttatactagactagctactagggtttacatgagtaagtaNNNNNNNNNNNNNNNNNNNNNNNNNNNNNNNNNNNNNNNNNNNNNNNNNNNNNNNNNNNNNNNNNNNNNNNNNNNNNNNNNNNNNNNNNNNNNNNNNNNNtgtacttggcgttcaacgccaagttacgtcgtcattc from Arachis duranensis cultivar V14167 chromosome 4, aradu.V14167.gnm2.J7QH, whole genome shotgun sequence encodes:
- the LOC107472195 gene encoding LEAF RUST 10 DISEASE-RESISTANCE LOCUS RECEPTOR-LIKE PROTEIN KINASE-like 2.4, translating into MTMRIEMLVDTSKVFPLLIFRRNPYFQKRSRILKKWGFLGTGIGLPLIAVIICRNKAKVWKFIKNQLGLMNKHDRNIEAFLESQGPLGIKRYNFSDVKKMTNSFKVKLGEGGYGSVYKGKLPNGSSVAVKMLNDSKRNNGEEFVNEVASISKTSHVNVVTLVGFCLEGSRKALIYEFMPNGSLEKFVHKKADQSTPALSWDKLYQIAIGIAKGLEYLHKGCNTKIVHFDIKPHNILLDENYRPKISDFGLAKLGTKDESIMSMSYARGTVGYVAPEMCNKSFGGVSHKSDVYSYGMMLLEMVGGQKNANVEASRSSEIYFPQLVIYKKLEVGSDLGLDGVMSTEENELAKKMIMVGLWCIQTIPSQRPTISRVIDMLEGSMDSMEMPPKPTMSSPPRSTTDFSTASLSGDSC